TTTGCATTTTAGCTAAGCCAAATGGTAGCTAAGAGCCTTCGGataaaaaatagcagcaaaacaGGGAATGTGGCAATAGAAGTGGCAATGAATGATGTTAGATCTTTGCAAGAAAGTGAAGGACAGTACTCACCCTGTAAAATTGGACCCTAAATACTTTGGGTGGGTCCTTGATCAGTTACTATTCTCTGATAAGTCTAATTAAAAAGTAAAGTGTAATTCAATTGTGCATGAGTTGAAGGTGATGTCTGTACTCTTCTAGACTACAAAGTTGATAAAGTATCAGTGATTCATAACTAAACTTCAAGATACAGGAGTGAGGAGAAAATCTTGTAAACAGAATGGAGGCTGTAAACCTCGTATCTGGGCAAAGAATATTTACTAATTTAGTAAATGAGGGAAAGCTTACACCTGAAGATGTAACATTTGCAAGCATATGGCATCTTAAAGggcaaaaaaattaattggaagatctgttcaagaagaaaaatctaagtATTAACACcttggaaaaacactgaaaattactACGTTACAGCTGAGTCAGAGGCCTTCTACAGTTTGCCAGCTCTGAAAAacttgaggggggaaaaaaaacccaaaagcaaactCCACTGAGTAATGCAGGCTTGTAGACCGGCAAGAGAAATGTCTCAGTCTCAGTCACTTAGAATAGTAAGATTGCAATTGTTAAGCTTGGAAGTGAAATTATATTACTTACATAGGTTAGCTTGAGCTCCCCttataactttaaaaacattctttttctcctttttaagtaCCTATTACAACTGGGTTACTTTGTCTTagtttccaaaaccaaaacattaaaaatctgtAACTTCTCCATAGTACCAGAAGATGGAGCTGCTCAGAGAACAGACTTGCCTGGTATTCTGCCTCCCTTCCAAGAAACAGCAGGTCCCTCTCATTCCCTGTATTGGTACTTGGATTGCCGCTTCTGTCTCCTTGCAGACCAAGGCGAGGGAGAGCACAGGAAAACTGGCATCTGCAGGAAACGAGCAGTAAGGGAAAAACATGGCACTGGAACAGGCCCAGTAAAATTAGATGGCCCTTGCACATGGCAGATAATCCTTTAATATCTTCAGGAGGAAATTCAGCCCCATGAGCTAGTGCCGGAGATTCTCCAGGCAAAGTATCCCTGGTTTAATTGGTGaaatgcagcagcacaggctgacTGCCAATAGGAGCAATGTGTCGGGAACCAGGCAGATCTTTCTGGAATGAGAATGCAGCACTAGGGTCTACGTTAGGCAAAAGTCACAATTCAAaagaattgtgattttttttttttttttttcagtgaaaagtaaCCCTTAGGCACACCTTTGGCCTATATCCCCCATGCTCCCAAGCTATATTTACATCTATGTGAAGTAATATATGGACTGCAAACTGGGCTCTGAATTCTCAGTACTGGCAAAACCCTAAACCACTTTTTACACTAGCCAGGCTATTGCTGTAAGTGCCCTCATAGCGTTCTGTTGCCTCCAGTACATTGTTTACTGGTCTATGTTGAAAATGCTGAGAACAAACCAAGCAAGTAGAAATGCTTGTAGCATTTGTTGCTAATTCCTGATGCGTTTACAACAGATTTTTGTTCTGCTTGCAAACAGTTGAACCAAAGTCTGCAGATTACCTACAAAACTGCTGCAGAACAAGTTCTAGATTGTTGTTcatgaagctttttttaaaaaaaaaaagaccaaaaaaccaaacaaaaaccaaatatcCACTACTATTTATGTTGTAGTATTGAGTGATCAGGTTAGTTACATgcgaggaaaacaaaacaagctttttgCTCTGGTCTGTATGTAGATCTGAATATTCATGCAAAACTGTTCTCCTaatgttggaaaaaaatgaaaagccaatCATGCATGTACTGAAAATACAAGGAATAAATTGTGTTGGCATggccaaataaaagaaaaaacagtgttttgccCTCTATAATTAAGCTGGCCATCTGatacactgaaataaaacctCTCGTATGCAAATATTACTAGACTGACTCCCCAGTGCAGTAGAACTTACCCATTGTTTGAATACAGGAGTTGATGCTACACAATGAAAAATTTCAGCTACTGGAACTCAGGATTTCCTGCCATTACAGTAGAATGAGGAACAAATTTTTAGCAGTCTTATGCCTGTCCAAGATTTTGAACTTCTGGGACGACAGCTCAGTTCAGGTATTTGACTTCTGACAGGGCAATCACAAACAAAGTTAGTATATCTAAACTCTTAACAGACATGATAAAATTGGATCTTCACGGGAATTTCATCTGCCTCTGGAGAGCAGGGCTGTATTATACATTGTTACTTATATACAGCACGTATAGGTCACTGTTGTAATTGCTTTAGCCAGAAAATAACTATTATAAAGAatgccaaaaagcaaaaaaagtatttttacctATCCACATCTTAAATGACAGTGCCTTTACAGTAGAAGAGTTGTACTGTGTTCACGTAAGACTAGCATACAAATTACCAGCCTCTAACTAATGAAGAGGATGTAGAATTTATCTTCTGAGTTTGTGTAATCCAAAAAGGGAGAAGAGCCAGTGATGAAGTGTTTCATCTCCTTTTGGTCTGTTTAAGAAAGTGTCACTGCCACAGTTAATGAATTTACAGACAGATAGCCATATTAATGGAATATGATATGGATTTCAATACCGCATGGGATCCTGGTAATAAAAGAGATAAAGCAGCATAATAAAAAAACACCCCTCATCAGAATTAGGATTAAGAAAAACCTCATCAGGACTAAGTTTGTTCTTGTACTAACAGACAAGCAGTAGCTACAAAAGTAGCACTAActccacaggaaaaagaaagccacTGGGACTTCAGCTCATAGCGATAGCCCGTAAGAACATGCATAACAAACTACTTCATGTTTGTCATCTGAAGACAAGGTGGCTTTCCAAGCACATGCACCAACCCCAGGGACTGCTGCTTACAATTAAGAACACGTAATCTAGAGTGTACCTTGAAAATGTTTAGAGAATTGAGAACAGTTGATGAGAATATAATAACCTGAGGGAAAGTTTGTTTACTTCTGTCAATTGTGACATTATTCCACAGCCCATCAAGTGTCTTGTCCCTTCCACAGCTTAATATTACGATGAATAAACTGCGTAAGAGAGACCTTGCTTCCAAGATTACAACCTTAGAGTACTCAGAAGCAAATATCATTTTAGTAACAGAGGTCAAGTGTGATCTTACCTATTTACAGGAAGATTGAAGTACTGCTTCAGTTCCTCTCTGTGCTCTGATTAACACTACTCAATTAGACCCAAGAATTTTACTGACTTTGTCTTACTACACTTCAGTGTAAGCTGTAGCCTTAACCCCTCATGCAGACCCCATCAGTCTTAAACGAGGCTCAAGATCTTGTACTAATTTCTGACTTTGATTTTGTGAAATTAGTCATTTTATAGCAGAATTACAACCTACTGGTACACAAAGTGAAGCACAGTGACTCTTTGAAATATGAACTTCTATACACATGCTGTAACTCCAAAGTTTAGTGGCTAAAGATGAGTATTTAATTacataaaagcatttgaaagaacTAAACCAATGAAATCTTCATCTCTACCAAACAGAATGTTTCCTTCAAGATAACAGGCCTAATTTGTTTCTAAGTATCTGCTTTTTCATGTAAAGGCTACCTCTAACTTCTTCCTTGGAAGAGGAGATGGCATTTTATTTGTCACAAGCATTGTTTCATTTTAACCTCTTGGGACTACCAATACAAGCCGTATTACGGACCAGCCGCCTCTTCTGAACAAGGTGTTCCTTTTAAGGATTATTTCAAGGAACTGCATTGCTAGAAATAGGCATATTGACAGCTACTGATCCAATGCACGGATATATCAACTTTGGTTAATACGTAATCAGCAATTCATTAAAGGTGCAAGCAAAACCCTTACAGTGTCTCCTGGGTTTCTGTTACATATTGAAGACAGTTAATGACCGTATTCAAAAGCTCTGGAATTTTCTCTGGTTAGTTGTGTTCACAGTAACAGTACTTCCTAGAAACTTAAACCTCAGTTACAGCAGAAGCTGCCTTGGAAGGTGCTCTTAACCTAAACTAGCTTGAGTTTACCAGACCTTGTCCCTGGGATTTCTTGTAGCAAGGATAACAAGACCTGAGCTAAAAACAAGAGAGGAGCTTAGCCTAAAACTGCAATGAAATCATACTTTGGGTTCCTAAAGACATACAAtcaatagaatagaatatttcagttggaggATTGAGCCATATTTGCATCCATAGAGCACACAGGCAatagaaaaatagattttaaaatacctATTAGTAGCAGCCTCAAAAAACATGTTAATTTAAGTCTTTTGAACTACAGAGGTATAAGGGAGCAGAAATACGAAAGCAGACGGTAGCAGTTGCATAGAGCTGATTTTTTGGGGTGACTATCACCATTAATATAATACTGACTAAATCCCTGTACAACTGTTCAAGTTAGCTTCCCAGCTAGCCACCAACAGAATTTGTGATTCTCCTGCTAGAACCCACATTGGTTTTTAAATGTACATACAACCATGAAAGAGACATGCATGCTTTTCAGGCAGTTCGTATTTGTTTTATTACAATTTTTGTAACTGTTAGTATTTTCGTATCTGGACATCTTAAAAGGAATTTTAGATTTACAACTTCAAAAGACACTTACAGAATTATGTAAGTCTTGATGACAGCTACTCTACTGCACTGTATACAACTTTGTTGCCCACCTTCCGTGTCCTGCTCTACATAGCTCCAAACAAGTGAAAATCTGAGGTTGATGTTCACATTCAAGCTGCAGGAAAGCTCAATATATGGAAAAAGAGTAAGTGATAACTTGCAGTTCAACTATTTCAGGAATCAAGAAGAGCATACACAGAACTatacattttatcattttattagGAATAATTCCAAGTGGGTTATGAAGAAACTAATCCATTGAGTTTGATGaattttccaaaatttctttATGAAGATATGTTCACCAACAAACAGTAAAACTTCAGCAGAACTATTATACACTGGGCAAAAATAGTCAGGCTGATACCAAAAAGCAACatgcaacataaaaaaaagatacaatataAAGGAAGACAATCTGCTGAATATTAAAAACAACCTCAACATGAGCTCTTCGCAACCAGCACAGAACTattctacccatcaaatccaatTCACACAAAGGCAAGTTGGGCTAATAGAACCCAAGGATTAATAAAATGTTCCTCAGTGCAGTAGATTTGTATAGTGTTTTAGAGCATTTCCTTGGCTGGAACAAGCAGTATTAGGAATTCTTTTTGGCAAGggagagaaataaatacatacgGAATGCTACATTTTCAAATCAGCAGACTGTCTGAGGAATGAAACGGCATCAGTAAACTAAAagtagcagggagaaaaaaaaaattaaaacattaatttattgGGGCTCAAAAAAGTATTCAAAACAGGTCTTAAAGATGTCACAATAGCTATATTCAGGCATTTAGGCTAACAAGGGGAATAAAATCAGAAGATACACTTTTTCCAAGTTAAGGAGATTTTTACCCAAGCATATTGCTACCTTTGCAACATGTAGCTCGGTAAACAATAATTGGCAACAAAATAAGTTGAAACGCTGTAATATCCTGCCCAAATATCAGTTCCAGATACTGTAATAACCAAGATGCAAACTAATTTTGTTGTAACAAGCCTAGACCACTTATATCAAACATGTCCCTGGTGAAAGAGTCATCCAGTTTGAGTTAGCGTTTTGAGAGTTCATTTGACAGCCAGTCAAGTCCCTCATACAGACCAGTTCCTTGTGTAGCACAGGTAGCCTGGACATACCACTGTTAATGCAGAACACAGACAAAGATTAAATTTAAGTACTGACAAAATGCAAGTTAAGTTATCACAGTATGTGACACTCAAATACACATTCAAATAGCATTCTTTAAACACTGTTTTGTGCCATAAGTAGAGTCAATATTGAACAGATGGTATTTTTATAAGTTTTGAAAAGTATATATAAAGCAGATGGGATTCAGACATTATCCAAAAAACTCAAAATATTGGCCTACCAAATGCTAGAACACTGTTTAGTGCATCAAGAAACAAATACAGAACTTGCATTTGGTTTATATGCTGAAAACTaacttttgtttttgaaagactGCTCTTCAGGAAACGGACATGGAATTATCTAAATTAACAGACCCCTAAAACATCTTCTATGGATATGATCTTAGTGTATCAACATACAGACATTAAGCAAGTATTACAGAAGGATAGATGTTTAATGTGAAGCAACCCTATGTCTCAAAGGCTTGTGCAGATGGAATCTAACAATTCAGGAGCTACTTAATTTCCTCCCACCTTTGTAGCGGTGAGAATGCAGAGTGCATTTTCTCCCCCAGAATAACGAGTATTGGGAAAACAGGAAAGCCCACCACATACTTTGTCAAATGTGTTTGACAGCTATACTTCAGTGACAGACtggaatatttgtatttttccagaaaaaggtgAGACATGAAACACCTGCAACAGCTGTGCATATTGGATTATACTTCTAAATCACTTATTTTGAACAAGGACCGATGCACTACAGAGTTTAATAGCAGGTATGTGCGTTTTTCTACAGAAAGAGGTGAAAACTTCCCTTTCCTTCAAATGGAGATCATGTTTACGATATGTAATAAAAGAAGACAAGAGTTCAGCAGCCAGGAAGTTTAGTACTTACAGTTCTGTTACGCAGAGACTGAAGACCTAGTTTATCTGTCATTTCACTGATTGCCATGGCATTTGGCAGATCTTGTTTGTTTGcaaacagaagcagcactgcaTCTCGCAGCTCATCCTCCTGAAGCTAACAGAAAAAATAGTCATGTTATTAAATTAGCTAAGTACCTCAATTAGTTCAACAAGCACTAAAGAAACCTAAGTACTGATTTAAGGGTTGTAAACATTTTCATTCTTGCTCCTGAAGTCACTAGTACATACCGAGTGAAATTTAACTAGTACCCAACAGAACTTCTCCTACAAGTAAGGAAATATTCTTTCAACAGGCAGTTTAAATTTACCGGCAACTTGCTACTGAAATTCTTAGCACcaatttgtttttccaaaattCTTTCTTCATCTGCTGTGTTTCTATTAAGGTTttatgaaggaaagaaaggttCTGACATATTAGTAGTTCTTGAGCTAAAGCTCTCTACAGAGTTGTAGTTACAACTCAGTGCACTAAGTGACCCAGGTGCATACATACTAGGTGAATACAACATGCACTGTACAAACTCcctaaaattttaaaatcctaaatCTCTTAGGGAAGCTGACACACATCTAAAAATACGACAAAGTAAGTATAACAATCATATTTCAGAAGGTTATCGATATTTACcattttctgcagctcttctgctgctTCCTGGATTCTCTCTCTGTCGTTGCTATCTACCACAAAAATGAGGCCCTGCAAGAAGttaagcagttttaaaaagcCAATGTAAACATGCAGTACTATTTTAAAAACCTCATATTGAATATTGTGACCGTCCCCTCTCTTAGATAAGCAAATTTgacagaaatttctttttaagcaatgcAAGATGTCTGTCCGAACAAGTACATAGTAAgtttcaactgcaaaataaagcTAGGCCTTCTAAATCAAAACAGTTAAACAACACAAATGTCAGTTTATAGATGAGTGTGGGATTCATtagtttgggggggagggggggggcgcaTGCGGGGAAGACACCAGCAAAATTTCAGAAGCTAactctccccttcccttttcacTCATTGTATCATGTTAAACGCAGCAAGAGAATCACAAGTGCTTCACCATCTCATGTTTCattgaaaaaacccacacccttAAAGTAAGGCCTGAATTTGTTTCAAAAAGTTTGTACCAAACAGTATTTCTAATGGCATCTCTGTTATTCAAGTGTCCTCCTTACACACACTATTTACTCTTAAAAATTTCAGTCTGAAAACCTTACATTTTATCATTctctttaagaaaacagaagcatcttttaaaaatatttagtaacaGGGTTGAATAAGGAACTGAAATCAAGTATTACTCTATTCACAACAGTACTTTGCTAGCTCCTTTTCATCAATCcagacttttccatttttctgcacCAATCACATGCACTAACACTGCACAGAAGTTTCTTGGAAACAATTCTATAttcaacacagcaaaaaaaaaaccaaaaaacaaaaaacaacactcCCAAAGTTTCCTGATACTAATAAGCAACTTACCTTACTACCTGTGAACCAAAGGAAAGAATCACATTTATGTCACCAAAAATGACAGCAGTCACATCAATATGAAATGGACGCTTTCTAATCAATCGGTAACAAGATCTTTTACgatatttttaaatactcagtGTACTAAATACACTGATATAGCACAGTCAAAGCTGTGTATTTTAAGgctgattagaaaaaaaagaatatgtaaagGGTGTTTagatattaacattttttatgtATAAGCCAACGCCAGTTGGAACAGATCAAAGCATGGATACAGCAAAGTTGAAGAGTTCCTCACAAACAAACCAGCTGCTCTGGCACATTACAGAACACTGGTAGATCCTAAAGGACTTCATCCTTGCCAGGCTACACTCACGACTAGACTTGAAGCCTTCAGGGTAACAAACCAGCTTCAACTAGAATAAAATCTGGGTATCCCTTAGAACTTGCAGGAAGCAGTGAGGAGCCTTTCTGAAAGGAAGGGACAGAAAACAACTTTCCATGTATAATGAGACTTTACAAAACAGGCCTTTAATGATTGCCATCTCAGAACTCTTACCTGCGTGTTTTGGAAATAATGCCTCCAAAGAGGTCTAAT
The genomic region above belongs to Aptenodytes patagonicus chromosome 8, bAptPat1.pri.cur, whole genome shotgun sequence and contains:
- the ARF4 gene encoding ADP-ribosylation factor 4 encodes the protein MGLTISSLFSRLFGKKQMRILMVGLDAAGKTTILYKLKLGEIVTTIPTIGFNVETVEYKNICFTVWDVGGQDKIRPLWRHYFQNTQGLIFVVDSNDRERIQEAAEELQKMLQEDELRDAVLLLFANKQDLPNAMAISEMTDKLGLQSLRNRTWYVQATCATQGTGLYEGLDWLSNELSKR